A stretch of the Chlorobiota bacterium genome encodes the following:
- a CDS encoding heme-copper oxidase subunit III, which yields MSELLFTKPVPPRFFDTNTLDDTQTKTNNWKVFMWLFLAQDAMMFFTLFAGYIGLRISDPAWPKPSAILGINFTAGMTFLLICSSVTMVMSIASIQKGDQQKMRMWLWLTVFGGVLFLCGQYYEYSHLINHQGMSFSHSNFWATFIALTSFHGFHVFSGVVYLGSVAVKYKNYTKENYAHLETAGLYWHFVDLVWIILFTLVYLV from the coding sequence ATGAGCGAATTACTTTTTACAAAGCCGGTACCACCACGCTTTTTTGACACTAACACTCTTGATGATACTCAAACCAAAACAAATAATTGGAAAGTATTCATGTGGTTATTCTTAGCACAAGATGCCATGATGTTCTTTACTTTATTTGCTGGTTACATTGGGCTTAGAATTTCAGATCCTGCCTGGCCAAAACCATCTGCTATTTTAGGTATAAACTTTACTGCAGGAATGACTTTTCTTTTAATTTGTTCTTCAGTTACCATGGTTATGTCAATTGCCTCAATCCAAAAAGGTGATCAACAAAAAATGAGAATGTGGTTGTGGCTAACAGTTTTTGGTGGAGTTCTATTTTTATGTGGACAATACTATGAATACTCACATTTGATAAATCATCAAGGAATGAGTTTTTCACACAGTAATTTTTGGGCAACTTTTATTGCCTTAACTAGTTTCCATGGTTTCCATGTGTTTAGTGGTGTTGTATATTTAGGTAGTGTGGCAGTTAAATATAAAAATTATACTAAGGAAAATTATGCCCATTTAGAAACCGCTGGTTTGTATTGGCACTTTGTAGATCTGGTTTGGATTATTTTATTTACATTAGTTTATCTTGTGTAA
- a CDS encoding response regulator transcription factor: MSKSILIVDDEEDILDLLKFNLESEGFITSIAHDGVEAVNLSLTNNFDLILLDVMMANLNGFDTCRKIRQITNYSKTPIFFLTAKSEEIDQIIGLEIGADDYLHKPISPRILIAKIKAALRRQFDIGVNEDLMHKIVKVNSIEINRQNYTVKVKNETIFFPKKEFELLALLASNIGKVFRRDDLLNRIWGEQVNVGDRTVDVHISKVREKLKDLEYLLETVKGVGYRFIDS, translated from the coding sequence ATGAGTAAATCAATTTTAATTGTAGATGATGAGGAAGATATATTAGATTTGTTAAAATTTAATTTAGAATCCGAAGGTTTTATAACCTCAATAGCACATGATGGAGTAGAGGCTGTTAATTTGTCCTTAACAAACAATTTTGATTTAATATTGTTAGATGTAATGATGGCAAATCTAAATGGTTTTGATACATGTAGAAAGATTCGACAAATCACTAATTACTCTAAAACTCCAATATTTTTTTTGACCGCAAAATCTGAAGAAATAGATCAAATAATTGGTTTAGAAATTGGTGCAGATGATTATTTACACAAACCAATTAGTCCAAGAATTTTAATCGCAAAAATTAAAGCAGCTTTAAGAAGACAGTTTGATATTGGTGTAAATGAAGATTTAATGCACAAAATTGTTAAAGTCAATTCGATAGAAATCAATCGTCAAAATTATACTGTTAAGGTAAAAAATGAAACTATTTTTTTTCCAAAAAAAGAATTTGAATTATTAGCTTTATTAGCATCAAATATTGGCAAAGTATTTAGAAGAGATGATTTGCTAAATAGAATCTGGGGTGAACAAGTTAATGTTGGGGATAGAACAGTTGATGTTCATATATCAAAAGTAAGAGAAAAATTAAAAGACTTAGAATATCTTTTAGAAACTGTTAAAGGAGTTGGATACAGATTTATTGATAGCTGA
- the xseB gene encoding exodeoxyribonuclease VII small subunit, whose product MKSKLNNFEENITRLEQVVSSLEQGGHKLNDMVKLYEEGVTLANKCKIELFETEQKIFKLNHDNLIEEQILTNNK is encoded by the coding sequence TTGAAAAGTAAATTAAATAATTTTGAAGAGAACATAACTCGCTTAGAACAAGTTGTTTCTTCATTGGAACAAGGTGGCCATAAGTTAAATGATATGGTCAAATTATATGAAGAAGGAGTAACTCTAGCAAATAAATGTAAAATTGAATTGTTTGAAACTGAGCAAAAGATTTTTAAGTTAAATCATGACAATTTAATTGAAGAACAAATTTTAACTAATAATAAATAA
- a CDS encoding cytochrome C oxidase subunit IV family protein, which translates to MSTIQNAHSEGGSHVKDYILIFVGLSVLTFVEVAVTSFSMSPFMLTAVLLILAFVKASMVAWYFMHLKYDAKYLAFIAGVPVFLVCIAIIIIGYEMTTYTTTAPKTDLKYITHEQSHNQNESVNQTKDESVDKNKKDQ; encoded by the coding sequence ATGTCAACTATTCAAAATGCTCACTCAGAGGGTGGGTCTCATGTTAAAGATTATATTCTAATATTTGTTGGTTTGTCAGTTCTAACTTTTGTTGAAGTAGCTGTAACCTCATTTAGTATGTCACCTTTTATGTTGACAGCAGTATTATTAATATTAGCATTTGTAAAGGCTTCAATGGTTGCTTGGTATTTTATGCATTTAAAATATGATGCTAAATATCTTGCCTTTATTGCTGGGGTTCCTGTTTTCCTTGTTTGTATAGCAATTATAATTATTGGATATGAAATGACCACTTATACAACAACAGCTCCAAAAACAGATCTGAAGTATATAACCCATGAACAATCACACAATCAGAATGAAAGTGTAAATCAAACAAAAGATGAAAGTGTAGATAAAAATAAAAAAGATCAGTAA
- the raiA gene encoding ribosome-associated translation inhibitor RaiA translates to MKVNITSRHFEIRQDLENFINDNSELLNKHFANSIEKIDVILDYHRNEKLSKISEFIVHAYKCEFVSKESSDDFEKSVTECLDKIKIQITKHKEKIQLHH, encoded by the coding sequence ATGAAAGTAAATATCACTTCACGTCATTTTGAAATTAGACAGGATTTAGAAAATTTCATAAATGATAATTCTGAATTATTGAACAAACACTTTGCTAATTCAATTGAAAAGATTGATGTTATTCTTGATTATCATAGAAATGAAAAGTTAAGTAAGATTAGTGAATTTATTGTTCATGCATACAAATGTGAATTTGTTTCAAAAGAAAGTTCAGATGATTTTGAGAAATCAGTTACAGAATGTTTAGATAAAATTAAAATCCAAATTACAAAACATAAGGAAAAAATTCAGTTGCATCATTAA
- a CDS encoding ATP-binding protein — translation MTFHFIFLVIISILLIVIFLFIVNYKKQKLLEKIIIDALSKMLNEDKFNLIDLNQFKSNELKIISKMINNFGEAFFNNKKENIKLEKVRSEFLGNVSHELRTPIFTVQGFLETILDNENLEESIRNSFVEKAHRNILRLNNLLTDLIEISKIESGEMRMNFRYFNPNEEFIDIINDLEPTAEQANIKLNYNYVGSEKDNILILGDKEKLKQVIGNLIENAIKYNKPNGNVTLEVTPLEDEVSICIIDNGIGIDNEDIPRLFERFYRVNKSRSRSVGGTGLGLAIVKHIIEAHETQINVISTLGVGTTFKFNLKKIGKSNKNS, via the coding sequence ATGACATTTCATTTTATATTTTTAGTTATAATTTCTATTCTATTAATTGTAATTTTTTTATTTATTGTTAATTATAAAAAACAAAAATTATTAGAAAAAATTATTATTGATGCTCTATCTAAAATGTTAAATGAAGATAAATTTAACTTGATAGATTTAAATCAGTTTAAAAGTAATGAGTTGAAAATTATTTCCAAAATGATAAATAATTTTGGAGAAGCTTTTTTTAATAATAAGAAAGAGAATATCAAGTTAGAGAAAGTGCGAAGTGAATTTTTAGGGAATGTATCTCATGAATTAAGAACACCTATATTTACTGTTCAAGGTTTTCTCGAAACTATATTAGATAACGAGAATCTTGAAGAATCTATTAGGAATTCATTTGTGGAAAAAGCTCATAGGAATATTTTAAGATTGAACAATTTACTAACAGATTTGATCGAGATTTCTAAAATTGAATCTGGTGAAATGCGTATGAATTTTAGATACTTTAATCCTAATGAAGAATTCATAGACATTATAAATGATTTAGAACCAACAGCTGAACAAGCTAATATCAAGCTAAACTACAATTATGTTGGTTCCGAAAAAGATAATATTCTAATACTTGGTGATAAAGAAAAATTAAAACAAGTAATAGGCAATTTAATTGAAAATGCAATTAAGTATAACAAACCAAATGGAAATGTAACTTTAGAAGTAACGCCATTAGAAGATGAAGTATCAATTTGTATAATAGATAATGGTATAGGAATTGATAATGAAGACATTCCCAGATTGTTTGAAAGATTTTATAGAGTTAACAAAAGCAGATCAAGATCAGTTGGTGGAACTGGATTGGGTTTGGCAATTGTAAAACACATTATTGAAGCCCATGAAACTCAAATTAATGTTATTTCAACTTTAGGAGTTGGTACTACATTTAAGTTCAATCTTAAAAAAATTGGGAAATCAAATAAAAATTCTTAA